From Gossypium raimondii isolate GPD5lz chromosome 11, ASM2569854v1, whole genome shotgun sequence:
AGTACAaaacttacgaccatacaatgCCTTGTAAGGTGTCATCTGAATGCTAGATTGAAAAACTATTATTGTAGTTAAATTTAGCTAAAGGTAGAAAATCCTTCCAACTCCCtcaaaaatcaattatacaACTTCGAAGCATATCCTCTAGTATCTAAATCACATTCTTAGGTTGACCATCGATTTGATgatggaacgcagtactgaagtctGATCTCAAACCTAGAGTTTTATGAAGTTTGTTCCAAAATTGAGAAGTGAAACGAGGATCCCTATTAGAAATTGACGAAATCGAAACCTCGTGAAGTCTTAGAATCTCAGAAATGTAGAGCTTGACCAACTTCTGCAGTGAGTAATATGTCCTAACCGTAATGAAATGGGCGGACTTGGTCAATCGGTCCATGATGACCTAAacaaaatccttcttagtaAGTGTCAAAGGCAACCTACAAACGAAGTCCATCGTCACACGTTCCTATTTCTATATGGGAATCTTAACGGATTGAAGAAAACCCGAAGGCAACTGGTGttcagccttaacttgctggAAGTCAGACAACGAGTAACAAAATCTCTTACCTCTCATTTTAAACTAGGCCACCAGTACAGTTTCTGGAGATCTCGATACATTTTATTTCCAccgggatgcatagcataatgGCTACTATGCGCTTCCTTCAGAATCGAATGTCTCAGGTCGGAATCATTTGGTATAGAAAACCAGAAAACCCCATCATTTTTTAGCCCAAAATCAGATGTACTGCCACCCTCAACTTGACGAAAACGCAGAACCTGAGAATCATCCCCTAAGTATTTATCCTGAATTTGATAAATCGAAGTTGGCTTAATTGGCAACTCGGCTAACAGACTCCTATCATCAAACAAACTGAGACAAGCAAACATCGCATTTAGATTAGACATTGCTCTACAATTGAGAGCATCGACCACCACATTAACCTTACCAGGATGATACTTTATCGTGTAGTCGTAATCCTTAAGTAGCTCAATCCATCTACGTTGCCCAAGgttcaactccttttgagtaATGTGGTACTTAAGAGTCTTGTGATCGGTATAGATGATATACTTCTCACCATATagataatgcctccaaatcTTTAAGGCAAAAACCACAGCAGCCAACTCgagatcatgcgtcggataatttcCCTTGTGTGACTTAAGTTGCTGGGATGTATAAGCCATAACCTTACCATCTTACATCagtacacatcccaaaccgatGTGCGACTCATCACTTAAACCACAAACTCTTTACTAGATTTAGGTTGTATCAGAGCAGTAGCCTTAGTCAAAACagacttgagcttctcaaagctcgatTGTTGCGCATCAGTCCAGACAAAAGGAACATTCTTATGTAGAAGCTTAGTCAGAGGAGTTGCAATCAACGAGAACCCCTCAATAAACCTCCAATAATAACCTGCAAGACCCAGAAAAATACGGATCTTAGAAACATTCTTAGGTTGTTTCTTATCAAGTACATCTTCAATCTTTCTAAGATCAACTTGGATCCCTTTAGTAGAAACCACATGCCCTAGAAATGTCACTTTTCGTAACCagaattcacaatttctcaacTTAGCATAAAGTTGTTTCTCTTGAAGTATCTGAACcactactctaagatgctcatcatCCTCATCCTCAGTCTTAGAGTATGCCAGAATATCATCGATAAAAACTATGATAAATTGATCCAAATACGGCTAGAAAACTCGATTCATCAGATACATGAATGCAGCCGGAGCATTCGACAAACGAAAAGGTAtgactaggaactcgtagtgcccaTAATGAGTCCTAAAAGCTGTTTTAAAGATATCAGCTTCCTTAACCCTAGGCTGGTGATACCTAGAATAGAAATCTATCTTCGAGAATACTGAAGCCCTATGAAACTGATCAAATAGATCGTCAATCCTCGGATGTGGGTACGTATTCTTCACAATTAAGTAATTGAACTGTCGGTAATtgatacacatcctcatggtactgtcctttttctttatgaaaaaaatagatGCCCCCCATGGAGACACACTAGGATGAATGAACCCACGATCCAGAAGCTCTTCAAGCTAAGCCTTTACCTTTATAAGCTCTTTCAGTGCCATTTGAAATGGAGCGATGGACGCCAGAGTTGTACCCAGTAGAAGCTCAATGCCAAACTCAACTTTTCGATTCGGAGGTAAACCCGGTAGCTCATAAGAAAATACATCCAGAAATTCCCTCAGTGTTCTAATATTTTCGACAGAAGAGTCCCCAAAAGCTGAGACTTACAAAGGCTAGATATGCTTTACACCCTTTCCGAACAAGTTTTTCGGCCACTAGAGCGGAGATTACGTTAGACAAGTAATCTTGACGTCGCTGATCAGAATAATTTCCACATCATCCTCGATTCTCAGAACTACCCTTTTAGTCATGCAATCCAAACAAACTCGGTGCTCTTCCAGCCAGTCCATTcccagaatcaaatcaaattcccCAAATGGTAACTCCATTAGAGTTGTTGGAAACACAACCCATTGTACTTCTAGCGGAACATTTCTATAAAGTCTATTTACCCGAACTGATTGACCCAGCAGACTCAATACATAAATCTCACCCAAAGTACTCTCAACAGTAATTCCCAAGTTACCAGAGACAGAACTAGCTATATACGAGTGTGTTGACCCTATATCTATCAAAGCAGTATAAAGAACATCAAATATAAGGAACGTACCCGTAATTACATCAGGGGCGTCTTTGTCCTCTCAGCGTCGAGCAGCATATACCAGCGCAGGCTGTCTCGCCTTAGTTTGATTAGCACCTCTACCTAGTGCTCTCTGTCCTCTACCCAAACCATTACCACCCTTAGCCGAACCACGACTCCTAGGTGGCTACTGTATTGCCTTCTGTGGCTGAACAAAACCCGAAACTAAGTTTGCATCTGATCAAAATTCTGTAGACAGTCTCTAATCCAATGATCCATTGACCCACAGCATAGACATGCTCCTATTCTCTTCCAACACTCGCCTGGATGACACCTACCACAGTCATTGCATGGCTGAATCCCAATAGGAGCAACTAGAACTCCCACTCTAGAAGGCCTATCAGGTCTGGCATGTTTCTTAGGTCTCTAAGCAGAATTAGAGGGCTCCGAATCTCTCTTATTATTGCCTCTCTCACGATCCCTTTTGTGCGCTCCACGCGCTTAACCTATTCGGCAATATTCGTCTTATTCACCAGAACAATAAACTCTTGCTCCCTCTGCGGAGCTATTAAAACCCTCAAACTGTCCTTAAAACCATCCTCAAAGTAGGCACATTTCTCGTACTCAGATGCCACAATCCCTCGAGCATAGCAGCTCAGTCTTAGAAATTtagcttcatactcagccacagTCCTATCACCTTGCATTAGATTCATGAACTCACGTCTGCGAGCATCCACATAACTTACTCTCACATACTTCCTCTGGAAGGCACTTTTAAAATACTCCCAACTAAGATGATCCGGTTGAGTACCCTCCTAAACTGATAACCACCACTAGTATGCCTCATCGCGAAGCaaaaaaattgtacattttAGTTTCTACTCAGAAGTGTAGTCGGtatcattcattattttctCAGTGGCTTCCAACCAGTATTTAGCCACGGTAGGGGTGACTCTAATGACACCCCTAAACAGTGCGTCGTCCCCAACTGAATGGCTTTGAGACCCGATCTCGACAATAGGTGTAGTCAGAGTCTCGCTCGTATCTAGATTTGGCATACTGCCCAAAGAGGAAGACTCAGCTCGAATCCTCCTACGACACCTACCGCTCCCACAAGTACCACGACTACGCGTTCAACTAGCACccattgttttaaaattgtatcTACATTACGAAATTTTATACATCAGTTTCAGTGTTTATTACCAAATGTTTTATGCTTCAGACATTTATCAGGAGtttcaaaaatcattaaaaatttttagtcTCTGACTAGCTCAGTATAGTTTTAGACAGTTCTAACTACAATATTTCTAAGCTTAGAAGTACTTACAGGATTGACACCAGAGACTTGGTGTACAACGTACTTAACTAGAAAAGAAACAAACTTTGTTTGAAAACcactttttttacaattatgaTTTTGAACCTAAAATTCATAACTCTATTTTtgtaacctggctctgataccattaaatgtaataccccaaacctggcctagacgttatggctgaatctgaaAATGTTatgaagaagggttttgaaataAAACTTTCGTGTTAAAACTTCTCGTATTAATTGTTCTAAAAGAGTTCACATTTTcggaaaaaattattattattcttgttaatgaaacattttattatttcccTTTTAGATAAAACGTAAATTTGCAATGGAAGTTTGTAAGCCGTTATAGTTGAAAATTGAacttgtgttttcaaaaatatttgtttgcGTAAAACCATTGTTTGCCAAACGTTGCAGTTTAAAAGTCAAAACGCATCCAAAacccaaattacaaacaaacAGTCCAGATAgtctagaaattaaaaaattgtcagAATAATCCAAGATTTATATAAAACTGTTAATTAAACCAGTTCGTGAACTCGTGGTCACTTTTGAGACTTAGCCGCACTAACTAGCCTATGTTTGAGGATCACTTAAACAGAACTGAGAAATagatgtgagttttcataaacttaGTGAGTAACTAAACAGAGTCATACATATACATAAACTCATATTTCTCAGTATATCAGAACAGAAACGGATATAAGTCCTTAACAGAATCAAATCATATCAGAATTGAATTAACAGAAACATACAGATATGCAAAGTCCtaccccatcctctacacaccatctctgaccatcccaacacaccatgttgggtataaaacacccaccgatccctacacaccacatagtgtcAGTATATCGGTGAAATGTCACATCatagaacacttcctccacatatacaaatcccACCCCATATATAGATACAAAATACATATATGAAGATATAACAGAGTTAACATGTCTCACATGCTCATATATAGATTAcattcatgttgttacgaaccagtcaaatcatacatataaatttcTAAATGCTCAAATCAGTCTATCAGAATAGCAAATATCAGGGATTAGGGTTTGTTTTACCCTTACCGACCGTACCAAAGGTCCACAGTTGATCCGAACGATGTATGtaaccctagggaaaattttagaattttgggtccacatgcccgtgttggccgacacgcccgtgtggcccacacaccAAAATTGGCCTTGCCCGTGTGACCGACACGGCCACACCCACTCTTATCATACTACCGTATGTTGCACAAGGCCTACCACATGGCCGGACACACGCCCCTGTGGCGTCGATAGGCCACTTTTTTGGCTTTCATCAAACCACATTTTCCTGTGTTTCTGTTACACACCTGTTTCATTTTTGATGCTATAGGCATCTTGAGACCTTCGAAACCTTAAAAATAGCATACCAACGctgaattagtaatttaatttacgAATTTATCCATAATAATCTGATAGTGCACCTAACTTACCATCGCCAGAAACTTCCACTAACACCGTTTAGGCAGTTGGATCGAAATTCACTGCTTCACAACCTTCTCCTATACAACAATGGTCGCAAAAATTTAGATTCCCAAACTATACCATTACATTttcataaaaagattaaatccaAACGACCCTAAAAATTGGAAACCTAGAGACGACTGAAACCCCACTTATCAAAATCGCACCTAGAACAATGAAATTTCTGACATGCAATGATACAAACAACATATTATGGACAGGATAACAgggaaaatgaaaaggaaagaagaaaaagaaatgttgTAGAGAAGGGAATGAACTAATGTCAGAAACAAAATTtgagaagagagagaaaaataaaaataaaaataaaaataaaatgttaagatACTTTAGCCAAGGTAATAAGACGATGTGAAGAAATGAACTTTGTCTTTAATTGGGAGAAATGTCATTGCATGGTAAGTGAATGTATCATTTTGGggaataaaataacaagataatgaataaaatttgaaaaagaaaaaatagatgtTATTGAAACGATCCCACCACCGATTTTTGTAAGAGGCATTAGGAGTTTTCTGAGACATGCTTGGTTCTATCAGGGTTTCATCAAGGACATTTCCAAAATCTCCAAGCCACtttgcaaattattggagaaagACACAATATTTAACTTTGATGAGGTGTGCTTCAAATCTTATGATGatttaaaacatcatttaaTCTCAGCACTGATCATTGTTACACCAAATTGGAGGTCTCTTTTTGAGTTAATGTGCAACGCAAGTGACTTCGCGGTACGAGTTGTAATGGACAACAGaggaataaaagttttcatCCTATCAactatgcaagtagaacctTGACGGGAGCACAACTAAACAGTATGATTATAGGAAAAATAAGTATTTgctattgtttttgcttttgacgAATTTTGTTCGTATCTTATAGGGATTAAGGTGACAGTTTATACTGATCACTCAGCCATTAAGTATGTGCTAATGAAAAAATATGCTAAGCCAAAGTTGATTCGATGggtacttttactccaagaactTGATGCTTAAATCCATGATAGAAAGGGGGTAGAAAACCAAGTGGCAGATCATCTATCCAGATTAGAGCAACAAAAAGAAACTCACTCCCTTGTTCCTATTAATGAGCATTTTCCAAATGAGCACATCTTTAAGGTAAGTCATGTTCATGAAAGTCCTTGATTTGCTGACTAAGCTAACTTTTATC
This genomic window contains:
- the LOC105801150 gene encoding uncharacterized protein LOC105801150; the protein is MRHTSGGYQFRRRKYVRVSYVDARRREFMNLMQGDRTVAEYEAKFLRLSCYARGIVASEYEKCAYFEDGFKDSLRVLIAPQREQEFIVLRPKKHARPDRPSRVGVLVAPIGIQPCNDCDIGSTHSYIASSVSGNLGITVESTLGEIYVLSLLGQSVRVNRLYRNVPLEVQWVVFPTTLMELPFGEFDLILGMDWLEEHRVCLDCMTKRVVLRIEDDVEIILISDVKITCLTTLREFLDVFSYELPGLPPNRKVEFGIELLLGTTLASIAPFQMALKELIKPYLDQFIIVFIDDILAYSKTEDEDDEHLRVVVQILQEKQLYAKLRNCEFWLRKVTFLGHVVSTKGIQVDLRKIEDVLDKKQPKNVSKIRIFLGLAGYYWRFIEGFSLIATPLTKLLHKNVPFVWTDAQQSSFEKLKSVLTKATALIQPKSSKEFVV